The following coding sequences lie in one Xyrauchen texanus isolate HMW12.3.18 chromosome 25, RBS_HiC_50CHRs, whole genome shotgun sequence genomic window:
- the LOC127618522 gene encoding serine/threonine-protein kinase DCLK2-like isoform X1 codes for MSLSRSIELEHFDERDKAHRSKRAFGGSGSQQGSRASSLVPSPAHSANCSFYRTRTLQTLSSEKRAKKVRFYRNGDRYFKGLVYAVSNDRFRSLEALLAELTRSLTDNLHLPQGVRNIYSVDGSKKIASLEELVEGESYVCASNEPYRKVDYTKNINPNWGSRQAGAGPVGGPVPVGGAVRQGPQHVVGEARESKDFIKPKLVTVIRSGVKPRKAVRILLNKKTAHSFDQVLADITEAIKLDSGVVKRLYTLDGKQLTSLQDFFGDDDVFMACGLEKFRYAQDDAAIGHAGKSAAAAAFVNECKKSRPSVPPKTCGPRSSGVPRSKSPVSANEAPRSQSPPVRSSKSPGSLRASVHQVSPSSSPSRRLHDEDLSQEVNGNEFQSSVITDKYKVGKVIGDGNFAVVRECVKRSTGQEYALKIIDKAKCSGKEHLIANEVEILRRVRHPSIIMLIEELDTPTELYLVMELVKGGDLFDAITSSTKYTERDASAMLFNLTGALRYLHRMNIVHRDIKPENLLVCEYPDGTKSLKLGDFGLATIVEGPLYTVCGTPTYVAPEIISESGYGLKVDIWATGVIAYILLCGFPPFRSERNHQEELFQQILLGRLEFPAPYWDNISASAKDLIGKMLQVNVGSRYTADEVLEHPWVQDDATMDTNMVRETEDEAEVTHKDTEAELAHGKPLYSGTFCTYTEDLDQLNRTCFTNIVCVCVCVCVCR; via the exons ATGTCTCTCAGTAGAAGTATCGAGCTCGAGCACTTTGACGAACGCGACAAGGCGCACCGCTCTAAACGCGCGTTCGGCGGTTCGGGATCTCAGCAGGGTTCCCGCGCGAGCAGTCTGGTACCGAGTCCCGCGCACAGCGCCAACTGCAGCTTCTACCGGACGCGGACGCTTCAAACGCTCAGCTCCGAGAAACGCGCGAAAAAGGTGCGCTTCTACCGGAATGGAGACCGGTATTTCAAGGGGCTCGTGTACGCGGTGTCAAACGACCGCTTCAGGTCACTGGAAGCGCTGCTGGCGGAGCTGACGCGCTCGCTCACGGACAACCTGCACCTGCCGCAAGGTGTGCGCAACATCTACAGCGTTGACGGGTCGAAGAAGATCGCGAGCCTGGAGGAACTCGTGGAAG GTGAGAGTTACGTGTGCGCCTCTAACGAGCCCTACAGAAAGGTGGACTACACGAAGAACATCAACCCTAACTGGGGTTCTAGGCAGGCGGGGGCGGGGCCTGTGGGCGGGCCGGTGCCTGTGGGCGGAGCCGTGCGTCAGGGGCCCCAGCACGTGGTAGGGGAAGCAAGGGAGAGTAAAGACTTCATCAAACCCAAACTTGTGACGGTGATCCGGAGTGGCGTGAAGCCTCGGAAAGCCGTGAGAATTCTGCTGAATAAGAAAACGGCGCACTCGTTCGACCAGGTGCTCGCCGACATCACAGAGGCCATCAAACTGGACTCGGGAGTGGTGAAGAGACTCTACACACTGGACGGCAAACAG TTAACGAGTCTGCAGGATTTCTTTGGCGATGACGATGTTTTCATGGCGTGCGGTTTGGAGAAGTTCCGTTACGCTCAGGACGATGCTGCCATTGGACATGCTGGGAAAAGCGCGGCGGCGGCGGCGTTTGTTAATG aGTGTAAGAAATCCAGACCGTCAGTTCCACCCAAGACATGTGGACCCAGAAGTTCTGGAGTGCCGAGATCCAAATCGCCCGTCTCTG CCAATGAGGCTCCACGGAGTCAGTCTCCACCTGTGAGGTCATCGAAATCTCCAGGCAGCCTCaga GCTTCTGTTCATCAGGTGTCTCCCTCTTCATCCCCCAGCAGACGCCTTCATGATGAAGACCTTAGTCAAGAGg TGAATGGGAATGAATTTCAGTCGTCTGTCATCACTGACAAATACAAAGTGGGAAAAGTCATCGGAGACGGAAACTTCGCAGTCGTCAGAGAGTGTGTGAAGAG GTCTACAGGTCAGGAGTACGCACTGAAGATCATAGACAAAGCCAAATGCAGCGGGAAG GAGCACCTGATAGCCAATGAGGTGGAGATACTGCGGCGAGTGCGACACCCCAGTATCATTATGCTAATAGAGGAGCTGGACACGCCCACTGAGCTGTATCTTGTCATGGAGCTCGTTAAG GGTGGCGACCTGTTTGACGCGATCACTTCCTCTACGAAGTACACGGAGCGAGACGCCAGCGCGATGTTGTTCAATCTGACCGGAGCGCTCCGATATCTGCACAGAATGAACATCGTACACCGAGATATTAAACCTGAAAACCTGCTG GTGTGTGAATATCCAGATGGCACGAAGTCACTGAAGTTGGGTGATTTTGGGCTGGCTACCATCGTGGAGGGGCCGCTGTACACCGTCTGTGGAACGCCCACTTACGTCGCCCCCGAGATCATCTCAGAAAGCGG GTACGGTCTGAAGGTGGATATCTGGGCTACGGGTGTGATCGCGTACATCCTGCTGTGCGGGTTTCCTCCGTTCCGCAGCGAGAGAAATCATCAGGAGGAACTGTTCCAACAGATCTTACTGGGCAGGCTGGAGTTTCCCGCTCCGTACTGGGACAATATTAGCGCCTCCGCTAAG GATTTAATTGGTAAAATGCTGCAGGTGAATGTGGGTTCTCGTTACACGGCTGACGAGGTGCTGGAGCACCCGTGGGTGCAG GACGACGCAACGATGGACACAAACATGGTGCGTGAGACAGAAGATGAAGCTGAAGTCACACACAAGGACACAGAAGCAGAACTCGCTCATGGTAAACCGCTTTACTCTGGAACTTTCTGTACTTATACTGAAGATTTAGATCAATTAAACAGGACGTGCTTTactaatattgtgtgtgtgtgtgtgtgtgtgtgtgtgtgtagatga
- the LOC127618522 gene encoding serine/threonine-protein kinase DCLK2-like isoform X2, whose protein sequence is MSLSRSIELEHFDERDKAHRSKRAFGGSGSQQGSRASSLVPSPAHSANCSFYRTRTLQTLSSEKRAKKVRFYRNGDRYFKGLVYAVSNDRFRSLEALLAELTRSLTDNLHLPQGVRNIYSVDGSKKIASLEELVEGESYVCASNEPYRKVDYTKNINPNWGSRQAGAGPVGGPVPVGGAVRQGPQHVVGEARESKDFIKPKLVTVIRSGVKPRKAVRILLNKKTAHSFDQVLADITEAIKLDSGVVKRLYTLDGKQLTSLQDFFGDDDVFMACGLEKFRYAQDDAAIGHAGKSAAAAAFVNECKKSRPSVPPKTCGPRSSGVPRSKSPVSANEAPRSQSPPVRSSKSPGSLRASVHQVSPSSSPSRRLHDEDLSQEVNGNEFQSSVITDKYKVGKVIGDGNFAVVRECVKRSTGQEYALKIIDKAKCSGKEHLIANEVEILRRVRHPSIIMLIEELDTPTELYLVMELVKGGDLFDAITSSTKYTERDASAMLFNLTGALRYLHRMNIVHRDIKPENLLVCEYPDGTKSLKLGDFGLATIVEGPLYTVCGTPTYVAPEIISESGYGLKVDIWATGVIAYILLCGFPPFRSERNHQEELFQQILLGRLEFPAPYWDNISASAKDLIGKMLQVNVGSRYTADEVLEHPWVQDDATMDTNMVRETEDEAEVTHKDTEAELAHDDTWQ, encoded by the exons ATGTCTCTCAGTAGAAGTATCGAGCTCGAGCACTTTGACGAACGCGACAAGGCGCACCGCTCTAAACGCGCGTTCGGCGGTTCGGGATCTCAGCAGGGTTCCCGCGCGAGCAGTCTGGTACCGAGTCCCGCGCACAGCGCCAACTGCAGCTTCTACCGGACGCGGACGCTTCAAACGCTCAGCTCCGAGAAACGCGCGAAAAAGGTGCGCTTCTACCGGAATGGAGACCGGTATTTCAAGGGGCTCGTGTACGCGGTGTCAAACGACCGCTTCAGGTCACTGGAAGCGCTGCTGGCGGAGCTGACGCGCTCGCTCACGGACAACCTGCACCTGCCGCAAGGTGTGCGCAACATCTACAGCGTTGACGGGTCGAAGAAGATCGCGAGCCTGGAGGAACTCGTGGAAG GTGAGAGTTACGTGTGCGCCTCTAACGAGCCCTACAGAAAGGTGGACTACACGAAGAACATCAACCCTAACTGGGGTTCTAGGCAGGCGGGGGCGGGGCCTGTGGGCGGGCCGGTGCCTGTGGGCGGAGCCGTGCGTCAGGGGCCCCAGCACGTGGTAGGGGAAGCAAGGGAGAGTAAAGACTTCATCAAACCCAAACTTGTGACGGTGATCCGGAGTGGCGTGAAGCCTCGGAAAGCCGTGAGAATTCTGCTGAATAAGAAAACGGCGCACTCGTTCGACCAGGTGCTCGCCGACATCACAGAGGCCATCAAACTGGACTCGGGAGTGGTGAAGAGACTCTACACACTGGACGGCAAACAG TTAACGAGTCTGCAGGATTTCTTTGGCGATGACGATGTTTTCATGGCGTGCGGTTTGGAGAAGTTCCGTTACGCTCAGGACGATGCTGCCATTGGACATGCTGGGAAAAGCGCGGCGGCGGCGGCGTTTGTTAATG aGTGTAAGAAATCCAGACCGTCAGTTCCACCCAAGACATGTGGACCCAGAAGTTCTGGAGTGCCGAGATCCAAATCGCCCGTCTCTG CCAATGAGGCTCCACGGAGTCAGTCTCCACCTGTGAGGTCATCGAAATCTCCAGGCAGCCTCaga GCTTCTGTTCATCAGGTGTCTCCCTCTTCATCCCCCAGCAGACGCCTTCATGATGAAGACCTTAGTCAAGAGg TGAATGGGAATGAATTTCAGTCGTCTGTCATCACTGACAAATACAAAGTGGGAAAAGTCATCGGAGACGGAAACTTCGCAGTCGTCAGAGAGTGTGTGAAGAG GTCTACAGGTCAGGAGTACGCACTGAAGATCATAGACAAAGCCAAATGCAGCGGGAAG GAGCACCTGATAGCCAATGAGGTGGAGATACTGCGGCGAGTGCGACACCCCAGTATCATTATGCTAATAGAGGAGCTGGACACGCCCACTGAGCTGTATCTTGTCATGGAGCTCGTTAAG GGTGGCGACCTGTTTGACGCGATCACTTCCTCTACGAAGTACACGGAGCGAGACGCCAGCGCGATGTTGTTCAATCTGACCGGAGCGCTCCGATATCTGCACAGAATGAACATCGTACACCGAGATATTAAACCTGAAAACCTGCTG GTGTGTGAATATCCAGATGGCACGAAGTCACTGAAGTTGGGTGATTTTGGGCTGGCTACCATCGTGGAGGGGCCGCTGTACACCGTCTGTGGAACGCCCACTTACGTCGCCCCCGAGATCATCTCAGAAAGCGG GTACGGTCTGAAGGTGGATATCTGGGCTACGGGTGTGATCGCGTACATCCTGCTGTGCGGGTTTCCTCCGTTCCGCAGCGAGAGAAATCATCAGGAGGAACTGTTCCAACAGATCTTACTGGGCAGGCTGGAGTTTCCCGCTCCGTACTGGGACAATATTAGCGCCTCCGCTAAG GATTTAATTGGTAAAATGCTGCAGGTGAATGTGGGTTCTCGTTACACGGCTGACGAGGTGCTGGAGCACCCGTGGGTGCAG GACGACGCAACGATGGACACAAACATGGTGCGTGAGACAGAAGATGAAGCTGAAGTCACACACAAGGACACAGAAGCAGAACTCGCTCATG atgacaCTTGGCAGTAG